One segment of Paramormyrops kingsleyae isolate MSU_618 chromosome 8, PKINGS_0.4, whole genome shotgun sequence DNA contains the following:
- the LOC111861100 gene encoding N-acetyllactosaminide beta-1,6-N-acetylglucosaminyl-transferase-like, protein MRLLRAIYTPQNVYCIHVDAKASQQYMTIVRQLASCFPNVFLATAREKVTYAGFSRLKADLNCMADLARSSIPWKKVINLCGEDFPLKSNLELVQYLRNKPWDKLNMTPGIKQPPSMRYRIQIPYEEINHSYMAPKGKKYRKGPPPHNLDIYFGTAYYALTRPFVDFVLRSTVAKDLLEWSRDTYSPDEHYWVTLNHLKDAPANNLEGKWSGDIRALKWKHYEEVKHKGCKGMYVRNICVFSLEDLLWVTNKHSMFANKFQMQLFPKAVHCMELWHRQKVLRQAEVPIQPEWRLII, encoded by the exons ATGCGTCTCCTAAGGGCGATTTACACCCCCCAGAACGTCTACTGTATCCACGTCGACGCCAAAGCCTCACAGCAGTACATGACCATTGTCCGTCAGCTGGCCAGCTGCTTTCCTAATGTGTTTCTGGCAACCGCAAGAGAGAAGGTCACCTATGCAGGCTTTTCACGCCTCAAGGCGGACCTCAACTGCATGGCAGATCTGGCCAGATCCTCCATACCCTGGAAGAAGGTAATAAACCTATGTGGCGAGGACTTCCCACTGAAGTCTAACCTGGAATTGGTGCAGTATTTACGGAACAAGCCGTGGGATAAATTAAACATGACTCCAGGCATCAAACAGCCACCGTCCATGAGGTACCGAATACAGATACCTTACGAGGAGATTAACCACTCCTACATGGCCCCTAAGGGCAAGAAGTACAGAAAGGGGCCACCTCCACACAACTTGGACATCTACTTTGGGACAGCTTATTATGCTCTCACACGGCCATTTGTGGACTTTGTGCTGCGGAGTACAGTGGCTAAGGACCTACTGGAATGGTCCAGAGATACCTACAGCCCTGATGAGCATTACTGGGTAACGCTAAACCACCTAAAAG ATGCACCAGCAAACAATCTAGAAGGCAAGTGGTCAGGTGACATTCGCGCATTAAAATGGAAACATTATGAAGAAGTAAAACACAAAGGCTGCAAAG gCATGTATGTCAGAAATATCTGCGTCTTCTCCCTGGAGGATCTGCTGTGGGTCACTAACAAGCACAGCATGTTTGCTAACAAGTTTCAAATGCAGCTTTTCCCAAAGGCCGTGCACTGCATGGAGCTGTGGCACCGGCAGAAAGTTCTGCGGCAAGCAGAGGTTCCCATCCAGCCAGAATGGCGCCTTATCATTTAA